The genomic interval CGTTTCCGGCGTCGCCGGTAATAGGAATTTCGGCTACTAATTCACCTGTTACATTTAAGACTTGCAATTTCGAGGAACCGCTTTTAAAATTTTTCCAAAGGATATTTATTTCTCCTGCTGATGGAATAGGATATATAAAAAACTGACATTTTTCTGCCGTAAGATTATCAATTCCACTCAGCACGTCGATCTGATTTTTAAACAGGCTGTCACAGCCGTTTGAATCCACTACTGAAAGGAGCACCCAATACATTCCGGGATAAGCATATAGGTGAGAAGGATTTAAATGGCTGGTGTCGGTAGTTCCATCACCGAAGTTCCAGTATATGCTTGCAGGAATAACTGCCGGATTTAATTTAAAAATGGTCGAATCATTAGAAACACTGTAAGAAAAACTGGTCGGTGGTTTTGGATTTACTTTAATAAATGCTGAAGAATATTGATCACAGGCTTCGAGCGTAATATTATATTCTCCCGATTCATTAAAAAAGATTGCAGCATCATCAGTACCTGAAACGTATGCGCCATCCTGAAGCCAGGTAAAATCCTGAGAGCTCACCGTAGTATTTGTAAAGAAGACGTGTTCATCTTCGCACAATTCATCTGAGCTGGTTATAAATGTGATTGAATCCGGACATGGAATGGTTACCTGTGAATCAACTCTTACCAGATAGCCATCCAAATTGTAAATTCCAAATCCTTCTGTTTCTCCTGCAATCAGGTACCCATTGTCCGAAAGAGGGATGGCGTTGAATGCCACCTCATTCTTTATTCCTCCAAAATGGTTGTTCTGAAGAGTGTCACCATTCGAATCAATTTTTAATAAAAGCATTTCACTCCCTTTGCCCGGTACCTGGGTATAGCCAGCAATCACAAATCCATTATCGCTGGTCTTATTTAATGAAAATCCTAAATCGCCTTCGTGGCTTCCCGGAAATTTCATGAATGGATTCAGGCCAAGTGAATCTGTTTCAATGAAAACAATATTACTGGTATCCAAACTGTTTTCCCAGTCACCCAG from Chitinophagales bacterium carries:
- a CDS encoding T9SS type A sorting domain-containing protein, giving the protein MKFLLTAIFVFNFLKMTGQAPFEKIYGGINAESLRSVAVTSSGQFIAGGTTQSFGNSTINSPDYYLIKTNMNGGTLWTKTFGDSSDNYGRNVLETTDHNYVMSGYSYNLLNNSYDFYVVKTNTDGVKIWERYFGGIYTEMLYDALAISGGRIILCGSTLSFGNGGNDIYLVEIDSAGNILRENSIGEAGNEVAVNMEPMKDGGYAITGYTNSFTPDYDIYLVETDSDLNVKWSRNFGANGNDYGYDVKEDNQSNLILLGDWENSLDTSNIVFIETDSLGLNPFMKFPGSHEGDLGFSLNKTSDNGFVIAGYTQVPGKGSEMLLLKIDSNGDTLQNNHFGGIKNEVAFNAIPLSDNGYLIAGETEGFGIYNLDGYLVRVDSQVTIPCPDSITFITSSDELCEDEHVFFTNTTVSSQDFTWLQDGAYVSGTDDAAIFFNESGEYNITLEACDQYSSAFIKVNPKPPTSFSYSVSNDSTIFKLNPAVIPASIYWNFGDGTTDTSHLNPSHLYAYPGMYWVLLSVVDSNGCDSLFKNQIDVLSGIDNLTAEKCQFFIYPIPSAGEINILWKNFKSGSSKLQVLNVTGELVAEIPITGDAGNDKILMPYPGIYFINVGAGVDFFRQKLIIQ